A portion of the Granulosicoccus antarcticus IMCC3135 genome contains these proteins:
- a CDS encoding ABC transporter ATP-binding protein: MITQTGHSDLQTAEQPDGQATELLSVANVSLSFGGVQAITDISFNIMKGEVRAIIGPNGAGKTSLLNVINGFYHPQEGVINFRGKQRRRMKPYQAAASGIARTFQNVALFKGMSTLDNIMSGRSLKMHRGFFWQVLHVGPARNEEIRHRKRVEEIIDFLEIAHIRKQPVGRLPYGLQKRVELGRAMAMEPDLLLLDEPMAGMNLEEKEDMSRFIIDLNTEFGTTIALIEHDMGVVMDLADRVVVLDYGKKIADGTPTEVQASQEVIDAYLGVAH; encoded by the coding sequence ATGATTACTCAAACAGGGCATAGCGATTTGCAAACTGCTGAACAACCAGATGGGCAGGCCACGGAACTTCTGAGCGTAGCCAATGTGTCGCTCTCGTTTGGTGGTGTGCAGGCCATTACCGATATCTCCTTCAATATCATGAAGGGCGAGGTCAGGGCCATCATCGGTCCCAATGGGGCTGGCAAGACATCCTTGCTCAATGTCATCAATGGCTTCTACCATCCGCAGGAAGGCGTGATCAATTTCCGTGGCAAGCAGCGACGGCGCATGAAGCCCTATCAGGCAGCAGCTTCGGGTATCGCCAGAACGTTTCAGAACGTTGCCTTGTTCAAAGGCATGAGCACTCTGGATAACATCATGTCAGGGCGTTCCCTGAAGATGCACCGCGGTTTTTTCTGGCAGGTTCTGCATGTCGGGCCTGCACGTAACGAGGAAATTCGTCATCGAAAACGTGTTGAGGAAATCATCGACTTTCTGGAAATAGCGCATATTCGAAAACAACCGGTTGGACGGTTACCCTATGGTTTGCAGAAGCGTGTTGAGCTGGGGCGTGCCATGGCCATGGAGCCGGACTTGTTGTTGCTGGACGAACCCATGGCCGGCATGAACCTGGAAGAGAAAGAAGACATGAGTCGTTTTATCATCGATCTCAATACAGAATTCGGTACCACCATTGCATTGATCGAACATGACATGGGAGTGGTAATGGACTTGGCCGATCGCGTCGTCGTGCTGGACTACGGCAAAAAAATAGCTGACGGGACTCCCACCGAAGTGCAAGCCAGTCAGGAAGTCATTGACGCCTATCTCGGAGTAGCCCACTGA
- a CDS encoding branched-chain amino acid ABC transporter permease, whose translation MEMLHSIFVGPFVEMAAYPDFFLQVVWEGFVAGVLYSLIALGFVLIYKASGVFNFAQGIMVVFAALALVSLHEMGVPAWLSVILALGIMGVLAIGVERLMLRKLVNQHDAILLMATIGLTLILKGTGQLIFGGEPKPMITEQLGLPTGSTDWEVFGGIVIFQHIDIAAAVVAMVMVLALGVFFSKTRIGRALRAVADDHQAALSVGISLNQIWAIVWFASGIVALVTGIMWGARSEVSFALEIIALKALAVLILGGFTSIPGAIVGGLVIGIGEKVFEVYWGALFGSGVEAWFAYVLALIFLLFRPQGLFGERIIERV comes from the coding sequence ATGGAAATGTTGCATTCCATCTTCGTAGGACCCTTTGTCGAGATGGCGGCCTATCCGGATTTCTTCCTGCAGGTTGTTTGGGAAGGCTTTGTGGCCGGGGTACTGTATTCACTGATCGCCCTGGGTTTCGTGCTGATTTACAAGGCCTCCGGTGTCTTCAATTTTGCGCAAGGCATCATGGTCGTATTTGCAGCACTGGCGCTGGTTAGTCTTCATGAGATGGGGGTGCCGGCCTGGTTATCCGTCATACTGGCATTGGGTATCATGGGTGTGCTGGCCATTGGGGTGGAACGGCTGATGCTGCGCAAGCTGGTCAATCAGCATGATGCCATCCTGCTGATGGCCACCATTGGTCTGACCCTGATTCTCAAGGGCACGGGTCAGCTGATATTTGGTGGTGAGCCCAAACCAATGATTACCGAACAGCTCGGCTTGCCAACTGGCTCCACCGACTGGGAGGTGTTTGGCGGCATCGTTATATTTCAGCATATTGACATCGCGGCAGCCGTGGTTGCCATGGTGATGGTTCTGGCGCTCGGTGTGTTCTTCTCCAAAACTCGTATCGGACGAGCTCTGCGCGCGGTGGCCGATGATCATCAGGCCGCATTGTCAGTGGGTATCTCACTGAATCAGATCTGGGCTATCGTCTGGTTCGCCTCCGGTATCGTTGCGCTGGTTACCGGCATCATGTGGGGGGCTCGCTCGGAGGTCTCCTTTGCACTGGAAATCATTGCGCTGAAGGCTTTGGCTGTACTGATTCTGGGTGGCTTTACTTCTATCCCTGGCGCGATCGTCGGTGGGCTTGTCATCGGGATCGGCGAAAAAGTATTTGAAGTCTACTGGGGGGCGTTGTTCGGCAGTGGCGTGGAAGCCTGGTTTGCCTATGTGCTGGCGTTGATCTTCCTGTTATTCCGCCCGCAAGGTTTGTTCGGCGAGAGGATCATCGAACGTGTATGA
- the clpS gene encoding ATP-dependent Clp protease adapter ClpS gives MSTEDTDKDGGLAVETAKPKLAKPPLWQVVLLNDDYTPMEFVVEVLQVFFKLDKEQATRVMLHVHQKGKGVCGVFTREIAETKVAQVTQLARERNHPLLCEMEKV, from the coding sequence ATGAGTACAGAAGACACAGATAAGGATGGCGGATTGGCAGTAGAGACTGCGAAGCCGAAACTTGCCAAGCCACCGCTCTGGCAAGTGGTATTACTGAACGATGACTACACGCCGATGGAATTTGTTGTCGAGGTACTTCAGGTGTTTTTCAAGCTGGACAAGGAGCAGGCCACACGGGTCATGTTGCATGTTCATCAGAAAGGTAAAGGTGTGTGTGGGGTGTTTACGAGAGAGATTGCCGAAACGAAGGTTGCTCAAGTGACGCAATTGGCAAGGGAGCGAAATCACCCTTTGTTATGTGAAATGGAAAAAGTGTAA
- the serS gene encoding serine--tRNA ligase, giving the protein MLDPKLLRNDLPAVAERLSVRNFTLDQDAISVLDQKRKQLQQHSEELQATRNARAKSIGQAKGRGEDIAPLLAENTRMGDELEQAKKELAIVQADFDAILLTLPNLVDASVPPGRDESENVEMRKVGVPQEFSYPPLDHVDIGARRSALDFETATKLTGSRFAVLRGELAMLHRALIQFMLDVHTREHGYTEINVPYVVNADSLKGTGQLPKFEEDLFRLVWGDAETQAEAGAAGSDYYLIPTSEVPVTNTVRDTILEASELPVRYTCHSACFRSEAGSYGRDTRGLIRQHQFEKVEMVQIVHPDESFAALDQMTGHAEAILQKLGLAYRVVILCGGDIGFAAAKTHDIEVWLPSQQTYREISSISNCTDFQARRMQARYRDPETRKPELLHTLNGSGLAVGRTLIAIMENYQQEDGSVKVPEALQAYTGGVTRVLLP; this is encoded by the coding sequence ATGCTCGACCCTAAACTGCTTCGGAATGACTTGCCAGCTGTTGCTGAACGACTCAGTGTTCGTAATTTCACCCTGGATCAGGATGCGATTTCGGTACTTGATCAAAAACGTAAACAATTGCAACAGCACAGTGAGGAGTTGCAAGCGACGCGTAATGCGCGAGCCAAATCGATAGGTCAGGCAAAGGGGCGGGGCGAGGATATCGCGCCGCTGCTGGCTGAAAACACACGCATGGGCGATGAACTGGAGCAAGCCAAGAAAGAGCTTGCGATTGTTCAGGCCGATTTTGATGCCATTTTGCTGACCTTGCCCAATCTGGTGGATGCCAGCGTTCCACCTGGTCGTGACGAATCAGAGAATGTGGAAATGCGCAAAGTGGGTGTGCCGCAGGAGTTCAGCTACCCGCCATTGGATCATGTTGATATTGGTGCGCGCCGCAGTGCACTCGACTTCGAGACAGCGACCAAGTTGACCGGTTCACGCTTTGCGGTACTGCGAGGCGAGCTTGCGATGCTGCACCGGGCTCTGATTCAATTCATGCTGGATGTGCATACACGTGAGCATGGCTACACAGAGATCAACGTGCCGTATGTGGTCAATGCCGATTCGCTCAAAGGCACCGGCCAGCTTCCCAAGTTTGAGGAAGATCTGTTCAGGCTGGTATGGGGCGATGCTGAAACACAGGCAGAGGCAGGCGCTGCGGGATCTGACTACTATCTGATTCCTACTTCAGAAGTGCCGGTCACCAATACCGTACGAGATACCATTCTGGAGGCCAGTGAGTTGCCCGTGCGTTACACCTGTCACAGTGCCTGTTTTCGTTCTGAGGCGGGCTCCTATGGGCGTGATACCCGTGGCCTCATTCGGCAGCATCAGTTCGAGAAGGTCGAAATGGTGCAGATCGTTCACCCTGACGAATCCTTCGCAGCGCTGGATCAGATGACCGGGCACGCTGAAGCCATTCTCCAGAAACTGGGCTTGGCGTACCGTGTGGTTATTCTATGTGGTGGCGACATCGGTTTTGCTGCTGCCAAGACACACGACATCGAAGTATGGCTGCCCAGTCAGCAGACGTACCGAGAGATATCTTCCATCAGTAATTGCACCGATTTCCAGGCCCGACGAATGCAGGCCCGTTACCGAGATCCGGAAACACGCAAGCCAGAATTGCTGCATACGCTCAATGGCTCAGGTCTGGCGGTAGGCAGAACCCTGATTGCCATCATGGAAAACTATCAGCAGGAAGATGGCAGTGTAAAGGTGCCTGAAGCTCTGCAGGCTTACACTGGAGGTGTCACTAGGGTACTCTTGCCGTGA
- a CDS encoding DUF1249 domain-containing protein: protein MYTTLLHKPRHSGRFASLMDLYEQNYMLMRLLAPELKSMGHGSFLSQVPGAMVLELGELEHSRYTSTFRLTYRFPDNSLRGRSEREPDLAIRLYHDARTCEVMSGLMPEGRIEIRRRRDLEEGRRLNRFLQKWLSYCLRQGHQFGEHSASIEVPADYCEQY, encoded by the coding sequence ATGTATACCACTCTACTGCACAAGCCACGGCACAGTGGCCGTTTTGCCTCACTGATGGATCTCTACGAGCAAAATTACATGCTCATGCGCCTGCTTGCGCCAGAATTGAAAAGCATGGGGCATGGATCATTCCTGTCCCAAGTGCCTGGTGCGATGGTGCTGGAGCTCGGTGAGCTGGAGCATAGCCGCTACACCTCGACGTTCAGGCTGACCTATCGTTTTCCGGATAACAGTCTGCGTGGCAGGAGCGAGCGCGAGCCTGATCTGGCCATACGGCTATATCATGATGCGCGAACATGCGAGGTTATGAGCGGGCTGATGCCCGAAGGTCGTATCGAAATACGGCGAAGACGTGACCTGGAAGAGGGGCGACGGTTGAACCGGTTTCTGCAGAAGTGGCTGAGTTACTGCCTGCGCCAGGGTCACCAGTTTGGTGAACACAGCGCAAGCATCGAAGTGCCTGCCGACTATTGCGAGCAGTACTGA
- a CDS encoding AMP-dependent synthetase/ligase, giving the protein MHALPSLPHYLLRNAEHYANRVAMRHKDLGIWREWTWADVCTEVQIYALGLRDLDLQPGDKVAIIGANRPRLYWSFAAIQSIGAIPVPMYADAVAEEMVFVLEHAGVRFAVCQDQEQVDKVLSVQDQLPLLEQIFYDEPRGMRDYDAQQVLSIDAVQKRGKQTLERDRHQAVEWRSGIDKLVSDELCVMLYTSGTTGRPKGVMLSHRNLIVTSINANTFDKLDVNEETIAYLPLAWVGDHVFSYGQSLTAGYCVCCPESLDTITADRREIAPTYFFAPPRVFESLLTTIMVAMEDASRPKRVMFDHFIKVAKRHGENVLNGVGLPLLSRLHYALGDLMVYAPLKNRLGMSKVRVAYTAGEAIGPDIFRFYRSLGINLKQLYGQTEASVYITAQPDGQIDADTVGTPAIDVEIRIADNGEVLYRSPGVFMGYYQNEQATAETKTADGWVYTGDAGFMDDKGHLRIIDRAKDVGKLNDGSLFPPKYIENKLKFFSTIKEVVAFGDQRDYVSAFVNIDLTAVSSWAERNNIVYASYQELAGHPLVYEMIESHIQDVNRDLAAEPRVEGACIKRFLILHKELDADDGELTRTQKVRRKFISERYEPLIEALYSDKESQFVSTAVVYEDGRKGTIEADVRIRAVAGTEPTLQKVS; this is encoded by the coding sequence ATGCACGCACTGCCCAGTTTGCCGCATTACCTACTCAGGAACGCTGAGCATTACGCCAATCGTGTGGCAATGCGACACAAGGATCTGGGTATCTGGCGTGAGTGGACCTGGGCCGACGTCTGTACCGAGGTCCAGATCTATGCACTAGGTCTCAGAGACCTGGATCTGCAACCGGGGGACAAGGTTGCGATTATTGGCGCCAACCGTCCCCGATTGTATTGGTCATTTGCGGCCATTCAATCCATTGGTGCTATCCCGGTCCCCATGTATGCAGACGCTGTTGCCGAGGAGATGGTCTTCGTTCTGGAGCATGCCGGTGTGCGTTTTGCCGTTTGTCAGGATCAGGAGCAGGTCGACAAGGTTCTGTCTGTGCAGGACCAGTTACCGTTGCTGGAACAGATTTTCTATGATGAGCCGCGTGGCATGCGTGACTATGATGCACAGCAGGTTCTGTCAATCGATGCGGTTCAGAAACGTGGCAAACAAACGCTGGAAAGGGATAGACACCAGGCTGTTGAGTGGCGTTCCGGGATTGACAAGCTGGTCAGCGATGAGCTGTGCGTAATGCTGTACACCTCGGGTACCACCGGGCGACCCAAAGGGGTCATGCTGTCCCATCGCAATCTGATCGTGACATCCATCAATGCGAATACGTTCGACAAACTGGACGTCAATGAAGAAACCATTGCCTACCTGCCACTGGCATGGGTGGGTGATCATGTGTTCAGCTATGGACAATCATTAACGGCTGGATACTGTGTCTGCTGTCCGGAAAGCCTGGATACGATTACGGCTGATCGTCGCGAGATTGCGCCAACCTATTTCTTCGCACCCCCCAGGGTCTTCGAGTCCTTGTTGACCACCATCATGGTCGCGATGGAAGATGCAAGCCGACCCAAGCGTGTCATGTTTGATCATTTCATCAAGGTGGCAAAGCGGCATGGGGAAAACGTGCTGAACGGGGTGGGTTTGCCGTTGCTGTCTCGTCTGCATTATGCGCTGGGTGATCTGATGGTTTACGCACCGCTCAAGAACCGACTGGGCATGTCAAAGGTCAGGGTGGCCTATACCGCCGGAGAGGCGATTGGCCCGGATATTTTCCGTTTCTATCGCTCGCTGGGTATCAATCTCAAGCAGTTGTATGGGCAGACAGAAGCCAGTGTCTACATCACGGCTCAGCCCGATGGTCAGATTGATGCTGACACCGTCGGAACACCTGCCATCGATGTCGAGATTCGCATTGCAGATAATGGTGAAGTGCTGTATCGATCGCCAGGTGTCTTCATGGGTTATTACCAGAATGAACAAGCCACGGCCGAGACCAAGACCGCGGATGGCTGGGTGTATACCGGTGATGCAGGATTCATGGATGACAAAGGTCATTTGCGAATCATCGATCGGGCCAAGGATGTTGGCAAACTCAATGATGGCAGTCTGTTTCCGCCCAAATATATCGAGAACAAACTGAAATTCTTTTCTACCATCAAGGAAGTCGTCGCCTTCGGTGATCAGCGAGATTATGTATCAGCGTTTGTCAATATCGATCTCACCGCAGTCTCAAGCTGGGCGGAAAGAAACAATATCGTCTATGCCTCCTATCAGGAGCTGGCAGGTCACCCTCTGGTGTACGAGATGATCGAAAGCCATATCCAGGACGTTAATCGTGATCTGGCCGCCGAGCCTCGAGTGGAGGGGGCTTGCATCAAGCGTTTTCTGATTCTTCACAAAGAGCTGGACGCTGATGATGGAGAGCTGACACGGACGCAGAAAGTTCGTCGCAAGTTCATCAGTGAACGCTATGAGCCGTTGATTGAAGCCCTGTATTCTGACAAGGAATCTCAGTTCGTATCGACCGCGGTTGTCTACGAAGATGGTCGCAAAGGCACGATAGAAGCTGATGTCAGGATTCGTGCTGTCGCAGGTACCGAGCCCACCTTGCAGAAGGTGTCCTAG
- a CDS encoding branched-chain amino acid ABC transporter permease encodes MLYREAGQFKTSYAADQALLPILQDRVGLLLIMVVAFVLIPWLASDFFIGSIMIPFLVFTLAAVGLNILTGYAGQLSLGTGAFMGVGAYACYKLTTYFPDINIILLVLFSGVFSAAVGVVFGLPSLRIKGLYLAITTLAAQFFLEWCFIRIGWLYNHNDSGAIEVPQRMLFDIVITGASATPTVRYLVIAVLVAVMTLVAANVLRGRIGRSWMMIRDMDIAAELMGIRPLRAKLSAFAFSSYYCGVAGALMVFFWIGSAEAEAFDINHSLLVLFMVIIGGMGSLLGCFLGAAFIWVLPIAIKIIPGLLGLDVMAATTEHLANIIIGILIIFFLIVEPHGLARLWQIAKEKLRTWPFPYANS; translated from the coding sequence ATGCTCTATCGTGAGGCAGGACAGTTCAAGACCAGCTATGCCGCTGATCAGGCGCTGTTGCCGATACTTCAGGATCGCGTCGGGCTTCTGCTCATCATGGTCGTGGCATTTGTACTGATACCCTGGCTGGCGTCCGATTTTTTTATCGGCTCCATCATGATCCCGTTTCTGGTTTTCACACTGGCAGCGGTGGGGTTGAACATCCTGACAGGCTATGCCGGACAGCTTTCATTGGGGACCGGCGCCTTCATGGGGGTCGGAGCGTATGCCTGCTACAAACTCACTACCTATTTTCCTGATATCAATATCATCCTGCTGGTGCTGTTCTCCGGTGTGTTTTCGGCGGCGGTGGGGGTGGTTTTTGGTCTGCCCAGTTTACGGATCAAAGGACTGTATCTGGCTATTACTACATTGGCAGCTCAGTTCTTTCTAGAATGGTGCTTTATCCGGATTGGCTGGTTGTACAACCACAATGATTCGGGGGCCATTGAAGTGCCTCAACGCATGCTGTTCGATATTGTCATTACGGGTGCATCTGCGACGCCGACAGTGCGGTATCTGGTCATAGCCGTCCTGGTTGCTGTCATGACGCTGGTGGCCGCCAATGTGCTGCGCGGTCGTATCGGTCGCAGCTGGATGATGATTCGTGACATGGATATTGCGGCCGAGCTGATGGGAATACGACCGCTGCGGGCCAAGCTGTCGGCATTTGCCTTTTCCAGTTACTACTGTGGCGTTGCCGGTGCCTTGATGGTCTTTTTCTGGATAGGTTCGGCGGAGGCCGAGGCATTTGATATCAACCATTCGCTACTGGTTCTGTTCATGGTCATCATTGGCGGCATGGGTTCATTGCTGGGTTGCTTTCTGGGCGCAGCCTTTATCTGGGTTCTGCCAATAGCCATCAAGATCATTCCGGGTTTGCTGGGACTGGATGTGATGGCAGCCACGACAGAGCATCTGGCCAATATCATCATCGGCATATTGATTATCTTCTTCCTGATCGTGGAGCCGCATGGCCTCGCCAGGTTGTGGCAGATCGCCAAGGAAAAACTGAGAACCTGGCCTTTCCCCTATGCCAATAGCTAG
- the infA gene encoding translation initiation factor IF-1, with amino-acid sequence MAKEEPIEMEGVVVDTLPNTMFRVELENGHVVTAHISGKMRKHYIRILTGDKVTVQMTPYDLSKGRITYRSR; translated from the coding sequence ATGGCTAAAGAAGAACCCATAGAGATGGAAGGCGTGGTTGTAGACACCCTCCCAAACACCATGTTCCGAGTGGAACTAGAAAACGGACATGTGGTTACAGCTCACATTTCCGGGAAAATGCGCAAGCACTACATCCGCATACTCACCGGCGACAAAGTCACTGTACAAATGACTCCGTACGATCTGAGTAAAGGACGTATCACGTACCGTAGCCGTTAA
- the clpA gene encoding ATP-dependent Clp protease ATP-binding subunit ClpA produces MLSKELEFTLNNAFKEARARRFEFMTVEHLLLALIDNPTAAQVLRACGGDLETLRDELDSFVDVNTPLLDENDTRETQPTLGFQRVLQRAVFHVQSSGKKEVTGANVLVAIFGEQDSQTVYLLNKQNITRLDVVNYISHGIAKNSQEEPEEAEESNSEYSGEEGESDSKPLDKFATNLNLKAQAGEIDPLIGRDHEIERASQVLCRRRKNNPLLVGEAGVGKTAIAEGLAKRIVDGEVPDVLADAVIYSLDLGALVAGTKYRGDFEKRLKGILNQLKKEPGAILFIDEIHTIIGAGAASGGVMDASNLLKPMLATGELKCIGSTTYQEYRGIFEKDRALSRRFQKIDVVEPSVDQTFEILKGLKSRYEEFHEVKYSNNALKTAAELSGRYINDRFLPDKAIDVIDEAGANHRVKGVATKGKKQITVKDIEAIVAKIARIPEKSVSSTDTDKLKTLARDLRMTVFGQDEAIESLGAAIKMSRSGLGPEDKPIGSFMFAGPTGVGKTEVTKQLAKIMGIELIRFDMSEYMERHTISRLIGAPPGYVGFDQGGLLTDSVIQNPHAVVLLDEIEKAHPDVFNLLLQVMDHGTLTDNNGRKADFRNIILVMTTNAGAESISRSTMGFTQQDHTTDGSEAVNKLFSPEFRNRLDSIIQFKPLDKSIILNVVDKFIIELEAQLEEKNVSIDFNPEAKAWLAEHGFDARMGARPMARLISENVKKHLADEILFGKLSRGGRVNVILDEKGDLAFEFESKESKEATPVSP; encoded by the coding sequence ATGCTGAGTAAAGAGCTCGAATTCACCCTCAACAACGCGTTCAAGGAAGCCCGCGCACGCCGCTTTGAATTCATGACTGTCGAGCATCTTCTGCTTGCCCTGATTGACAATCCTACAGCCGCTCAAGTTCTGCGCGCCTGTGGCGGTGATCTTGAAACCCTGCGCGACGAACTGGATAGTTTTGTCGACGTCAATACGCCGTTACTCGATGAGAACGATACTCGTGAAACCCAGCCTACACTGGGTTTTCAGCGAGTTTTGCAGCGAGCCGTCTTTCATGTCCAGAGTTCTGGCAAGAAAGAGGTGACCGGTGCCAATGTTCTGGTTGCCATTTTTGGCGAGCAGGACTCACAGACTGTTTATTTGCTGAACAAGCAGAACATTACGCGGCTGGATGTTGTGAACTACATCTCGCACGGAATTGCCAAGAATTCTCAGGAAGAACCGGAAGAGGCCGAAGAAAGCAATTCGGAGTACTCGGGTGAGGAGGGTGAAAGCGATTCCAAGCCGTTGGACAAATTTGCAACCAATCTGAACCTGAAAGCGCAGGCTGGTGAAATCGATCCGCTTATCGGTCGTGATCACGAGATCGAGCGTGCTTCTCAGGTCCTGTGTCGTCGACGCAAGAACAACCCATTGCTGGTTGGTGAGGCGGGTGTTGGCAAGACGGCCATTGCAGAAGGTCTGGCCAAGCGAATTGTTGACGGAGAGGTGCCGGATGTACTGGCAGATGCGGTGATCTATTCACTCGATCTGGGTGCACTGGTTGCTGGCACCAAGTATCGCGGAGATTTTGAGAAGCGCCTCAAGGGCATTCTCAATCAGCTCAAGAAAGAGCCAGGCGCTATCCTGTTCATTGATGAAATTCACACTATCATCGGTGCCGGTGCGGCTTCTGGTGGTGTCATGGATGCCTCAAACCTGCTCAAGCCCATGTTGGCGACGGGCGAGTTGAAGTGCATCGGTTCGACTACTTATCAGGAATATCGTGGCATCTTCGAAAAGGATCGCGCCTTGTCGCGTCGTTTTCAGAAAATCGATGTCGTTGAACCGTCAGTTGATCAGACATTCGAAATTCTCAAGGGCCTGAAGTCACGCTATGAGGAGTTCCATGAGGTCAAGTACTCCAATAATGCTCTGAAGACGGCTGCCGAATTATCGGGTCGCTACATCAACGATCGTTTTCTGCCGGACAAGGCAATTGACGTCATCGATGAAGCGGGTGCGAATCACCGTGTGAAAGGGGTGGCAACCAAAGGTAAAAAACAGATTACGGTCAAGGATATCGAGGCTATTGTCGCCAAGATTGCTCGAATTCCGGAAAAAAGCGTCTCCTCAACCGACACTGACAAGCTCAAGACACTGGCGCGAGATCTGCGCATGACAGTTTTTGGTCAGGATGAGGCCATTGAGTCGCTGGGTGCCGCCATCAAGATGTCACGCTCAGGTCTGGGCCCGGAAGACAAGCCAATTGGCAGTTTCATGTTTGCAGGACCCACGGGCGTTGGTAAAACCGAAGTAACCAAGCAGTTGGCGAAAATCATGGGTATCGAGCTGATTCGTTTCGATATGTCCGAGTATATGGAGCGACACACGATATCGCGTCTGATTGGTGCGCCTCCGGGCTATGTCGGATTCGATCAGGGCGGATTATTGACAGATTCCGTTATCCAGAACCCGCATGCGGTGGTATTGCTGGATGAAATCGAGAAGGCACATCCGGATGTATTCAACCTGCTGCTGCAAGTTATGGATCACGGAACATTGACGGATAACAATGGCCGCAAGGCAGATTTCCGGAACATCATTCTGGTCATGACGACCAATGCGGGTGCCGAGTCCATTTCCAGAAGCACGATGGGTTTTACGCAACAGGATCACACTACAGACGGCAGTGAGGCGGTCAACAAATTATTCTCTCCAGAGTTTCGTAACCGCCTGGATTCCATTATCCAGTTCAAGCCATTGGACAAGAGCATCATTCTGAACGTCGTAGACAAATTCATCATCGAGCTGGAAGCCCAGCTTGAAGAGAAGAACGTGTCAATCGACTTCAATCCCGAGGCCAAAGCCTGGTTGGCCGAGCATGGCTTCGATGCGCGGATGGGGGCTCGTCCCATGGCACGACTCATCAGCGAGAACGTGAAGAAGCACCTGGCGGACGAAATACTGTTCGGCAAGCTCAGTCGCGGTGGTCGAGTGAACGTCATTCTCGACGAGAAGGGCGATCTTGCCTTTGAATTTGAAAGCAAGGAAAGCAAGGAAGCAACGCCTGTCTCACCCTGA
- a CDS encoding DUF4124 domain-containing protein: MNRRISLLFLLANVSVVFAQPLYKWVEQDGTITFSPTPPTGGTNFEKIDVVNPASSSPVLEAAPTAAAQSATPPPIPAPAKAMPRMEYAPGNPRDLPEAISRSPATTAVQPVTSGIAVTRQLGATAVDADTDQSASTNAATYKQSRCQDLKKRVTSLERRMKSRLSPEDMDNTVIYMARYQRSHDQYCSQ; this comes from the coding sequence ATGAATCGTCGAATCAGCCTGTTGTTCTTGCTGGCCAATGTCTCTGTGGTTTTCGCACAACCGCTCTACAAGTGGGTAGAGCAAGACGGGACCATCACGTTTTCACCAACCCCACCTACCGGCGGCACCAACTTCGAAAAAATCGATGTGGTGAACCCGGCCTCCTCTTCTCCGGTGCTTGAAGCCGCACCAACGGCTGCCGCGCAGAGCGCAACACCGCCCCCCATACCCGCGCCTGCCAAGGCAATGCCACGCATGGAGTACGCACCTGGTAATCCACGTGATCTACCCGAAGCGATCAGTCGTAGCCCAGCGACCACAGCCGTTCAGCCGGTAACCTCCGGGATTGCCGTTACCCGACAGCTTGGTGCTACCGCAGTGGATGCCGACACAGATCAGTCAGCCAGTACAAACGCGGCAACCTACAAGCAGAGCCGTTGTCAGGATTTGAAGAAAAGGGTGACATCGCTGGAAAGACGCATGAAGTCTCGCCTATCGCCTGAGGATATGGACAATACGGTTATCTACATGGCGCGCTATCAACGCAGCCACGATCAGTACTGCTCGCAATAG
- the crcB gene encoding fluoride efflux transporter CrcB yields the protein MPMNQGLNFIYVGIGGATGACLRYSLSLWLAREVVRFPLATLTANLLGAFVAGVIATWFWSRGVFGTPLQLLLIVGFLGGFTTFSAFSVETLRLFEGGNGGLAALNVTVNVLGSLLAVFIGAGLTRWLLVN from the coding sequence ATGCCGATGAATCAAGGTCTGAATTTCATTTATGTGGGGATAGGAGGCGCGACGGGTGCCTGTTTGCGCTACTCCCTGAGCCTGTGGCTCGCCAGGGAGGTGGTGCGATTTCCGTTGGCTACTTTGACGGCTAACCTGTTAGGGGCATTCGTTGCGGGTGTCATTGCCACCTGGTTCTGGAGCCGAGGGGTGTTCGGTACGCCACTGCAGCTGTTGCTGATTGTCGGTTTTCTGGGAGGCTTCACCACGTTCTCAGCCTTTTCAGTCGAGACCCTACGACTCTTCGAAGGCGGGAATGGGGGGCTGGCGGCACTGAACGTTACCGTTAATGTGCTCGGATCGTTGTTGGCCGTCTTTATCGGAGCGGGTCTCACACGTTGGTTGCTGGTCAATTGA